The sequence GCAGGCCGCCGAGCTCGCCGTGCAGTTCGGCGTCGCCGGGCGCGGCGAGCGCGGCCGCGTGGAGGTCGGCCAGCGCGCCCTCGCGCTCGCCCGCATGGCGCCGCAGCGCGGCCCTGCAACGCAAGGCTTCGGCCTGGTCGGGCCGCAGCCGCAGCGCCGCCTCGATCGCGCGGCCGGCTTCGTCGAGCCGGCCGGCCGCCAGCGCGATACGCGCATGCAGCGCCAGCGCGTCGGCGTCGGCGGGCTGGCGTTCGAGCACCATGGCCGTGAAGTTGGCGGCGGCGGCCAGATCGCCGGCGGCGAGCCGCTGGCGGGCGATGGCGAGCAGTTCGGCGGGGAGAGCGGCGTGGTCATGGCCGGCATTCCAGGAAAGTCCCGCCCGGCGCGGTGGCCGCGGCCGGCGGGCAGGGCGGCCGTCTCCGCCGCCCTGCCTAGGTTTCAACTCGGTGGATGCACCGCGGGCGGATCAGGGCCTGGCCACCAGCGGCGTCGTCCCGTCGCTGACGATGACGGTGCAGCCCTTGTCGCAGCGCTCGTACAGGAACCGGCGGGCCTTGATGTCCTCGAGCTTGATGAACTGCTCGGGCGTCAGTCCCAGTTCGTTGCGGTAGGCATTGTCGGCCGCGGCGCGCGAGCGTTCGGCCTCCTTGCGCTGGTTTTCCGCCTCGCGGGCGGCTTCCATGGTCTTGCTGCGCTGCTTCTGGCGGCCGGTCTCGTTGATCTCCTCGAGGATCTTGCCGTCGGGCAGCACCTTGCCCAGGTTCACGTCCAGCACCGCGACCGGCAGGCCGTAGTCCTTCACCAGCTTGCGGGTCGAGGCCAGGATGGCTTCCTCGAGCTGCTGCACCGACTGGTTGTCCGACAGCAGCTGGTTCAGCGTGTAGCGCTTGGCCGCGTTGCGCACGATGGTGCGGTACTGCTCCTTGAGGTTGTTGTCGTACCAGTGCTCGCCGTACTTCTTGATGATGGCGACCGGCTCGCGGATCTGCAGCTGCAGATAGGAATTGAAGTCGACCGGGATATTGTCGCCGGCCGTGATCAGGTCGTCGAAGCGCTCGTCGATCTTGATCGGCACGATCGGTACGGCGATGCCGCTGGTGGACCACCAGTACCAGCCCGAGCCGGGCTTCTGGCTGTCGTCGCGCACGCCGCCGTGGCCGACGAAGTAAGGCTTGTCGACCAGCACCGTCTCGGTGCCCGGATCGGTGCTGATGCGGCTGCAGCCGGCCAGCGCGACGGCCAGCAGCGCGGCCAGGATGATCGGTGTCTTCTTCATGTGCCCCTCCGGCGCGGTTCGGAAATCCCCCCGGCTTATAGCACCAAGCGGGCTCGGCGGGTTCGCGCCGTCGGCATGCGCTCGTCCGCAGGGCTTCAAAAGCAAAAGCCCCCGCGCAAGGCGGGGGCTCCGGACGGCGAAGTCGGCGCGGGGGCCGGCTCAGTCGACGTGGTAGTTCGGCGCTTCCTTGGTGATCTGCACGTCGTGCACGTGCGATTCGCGGATGCCGGCCGAGGTGATCTCGACGAACTCGGCGCGCGCATGCACGTCGGCGATGGTGGCGCAGCCGAGGTAGCCCATCGACGAGCGCAGGCCGCCCATCAGCTGGTGGATCACCGCGCTCAGCGGGCCCTTGTAGGGCACGCGGCCTTCGATGCCCTCGGGCACCAGCTTGTCGGCGTTGTTGACGTTGTCCTGGAAGTAGCGGTCGCTCGAGCCTTGCTGCATCGCGCCGAGCGAACCCATGCCGCGGTAGCTCTTGTAGGAACGGCCCTGGTACAGCTCGACCTCGCCCGGGGCTTCCTCGGTGCCGGCGAACAGGCCGCCGAGCATCACCAGGTTGGCGCCGGCCGCGATGGCCTTGGAGATGTCGCCCGAGAAGCGGATGCCGCCGTCGGCGATCAGCGGGACGCCGCTGCCGCGCAGCGCGTCGGCCACGTTGGCCACCGCCGAGATCTGCGGCACGCCGACGCCGGCCACGATGCGGGTGGTGCAGATCGAGCCGGGGCCGATGCCGACCTTGACGCCGTCGGCGCCGGCTTCGACCAGCGCCAGCGCGGCGGCGGCGGTGGCGATGTTGCCGCCGATCACCTGCACCTGCGGGAAGTGCTTCTTCACCCAGGTCACCCGGTCCAGCACGCCCTGGCTGTGGCCGTGGGCGGTGTCGACCACGATCACGTCGACGCCGGCCTCGACCAGCAGCTCGACGCGCTCCTCGGTGCCGGCACCGACGCCGACCGCGGCGCCGACGCGCAGGCGGCCCTGGCTGTCCTTGGCGGCATGCGGGTGCTCGGTGGTCTTGATGATGTCCTTGACGGTGATCAGGCCGCGCAGCTTGAACGCTTCGTCGACCACCAGCACGCGCTCCAGCCGGTGGGCGTGCATCAGCTCGCGCGCCTCGTCGATGCTGGCGCCTTCGCGCACCGTCACCAGGCGGTCCTTCGGCGTCATGATGCTCGACACCGGGGCGTCGAGCCGCGTCTCGAAGCGCAGGTCGCGGTTGGTGACGATGCCGACCACTTGGCCGCTGGCCTCGACCACCGGCAGGCCGGAAATGCGGTGCTGGCGCGTCAGCGTCAGCACGTCGCGCACCAGCATGTCGGGCTTGACCGTCACCGGGTCCTTCACCACGCCGCTTTCGTAGCGCTTCACCTTGCTCACTTCCTGCGCCTGGGCGCGGGCCGGCAGGTTCTTGTGGACGATGCCGATGCCGCCTTCCTGCGCCATGGCGATGGCGAGACGGCCCTCGGTCACCGTATCCATGGCGGCCGAGACGAGGGCAGGTTGAGGCGGATTTCGCGCGTGAGCTGGGTCGAGAGGTCGACATCGCGCGGCAGGACGTTGGAGTGGGCGGGGACGAGCAGAACGTCGTCGAAGGTCAGCGCTTTTTGAATAACTCGCATGGCTAAGTCCCTGGCGGCAAAAACGGATTGTACCTCAAATCGGTGCCCGCTCGGACAGGCGGCGACAGCCGCGGTTCAGCGCGGCATGGGCTATGCTTGGATCGCCGGCCCGCAGCGTCCCGCGCGGCGGCCGGCCAACGACAACGAGGAGTCCATGTCCGAACCCCGCCCTCCGCTCGTCGGGCTGATCATGTCCGGCGGCGGCGCCCGTGCCGCCTACCAGGTCGGCGTGCTGCGCGCGATCGCCAAGATGCTGCCGCCGCAGGCCGACAACCCGTTCCAGATCATCTGCGGCACCTCGGCCGGCGGCATCAACGCCGCCTCGCTGGCGGCCGGCGCCACCCAGTTCCGCAAGAGCGTGTGCAAACTCGAGTACGTCTGGAAGAACCTGTCGGTCGAGGACGTCTACCGCACCGACGTCGGCACCATGTGCCGCTATTTCTTCCATTGGGTCGGCTCGCTGTTCACCGGCGGCTTCGGCCGGCTCAATCCCAAGGCCTTCCTCGACAACGAACCGCTGGGCGGCCTGCTGGAGCGCTTGATCGATTTCGACGGCATCGAGCACTCGATCCAGGCCGGCCAATTGCGCGCGCTCAGCATCACCGCCTCGGGCTACAACTCGGGCCAGTCGGTCTCGTTCTTCCAGGCCGCGCCCGACCTCAAGGGCTGGAACCGGGCCCAGCGCGTGGGCACCCGCACGCGCATCGAATTGCGTCACCTGCTGGCCTCGGCGGCCATCCCCTTCGTGTTCCCGGCGGTGCAGATCAACCGCGAGTGGTTCGGCGACGGTTCGGTGCGCCAGGTCGCGCCGATCAGCCCGGCGCTGCACCTGGGCGCCGAGAAGGTGCTGGTGGTCGGCGTCTCGCCGCCGCGCGAGGAGCCGCTCGAGCGGCTCTACGCGCCGGACTATCCGACGCTGGCCCAGGTCGCCGGCCACCTGATGAACAGCGTGTTCATCGACGGCATGGAGGTCGATCTCGAACGCATCGCGCGGGTCAACCGCACGCTGTCCTTCGTGCCCGACGAGGTCAAGCACCGCCGCGACGTGCAGCTGCGCGAGGTCGAGATCCTGGTGATCGCGCCGTCCAAGCCGCTCGAGCAGATCGCCTCGCGCCATACCGGCCGCTTTCCGTGGACCATGCGCTTCGTGCTCGGCGGCCTCGGCGCGCTCAAGCGGCAGGGTTCGGTACTGGCGTCCTACCTGCTGTTCCACCGCCGCTACGCGCGCGACCTGATCGAATTGGGCTATACCGACGCCATGCGGCGGCGCGACGACATCCTGAAATTTCTCGGCTATGATCCCGCAGCCCTCGAAACCGGGGACTGAGCGCCCTCATCGACCGGAATCCGCCTTGCGCCGCTACCTGCTTCCCCTCGCCCTCGTGCTGTCCTTGTCCGCCTGTGCGCAGATCCGCGCCCAGATGGCGGCGCGCGAGGCGGCCCAGGCGCCGACCGCACCGCTGCTGCGCGCGCCGGCCGACTGGGGCGAGCTGGCCCACCAGGTCGCGCTGCGCGCCAGCCAGCGCGCCAGCCAGGTGTCGGAGCTCGGCCGCAAGCCGATCTTCGTGGCCGAGCCGAGCCGGCCGACGCCGTTCGCGCGCGCGCTCAACCAGTACCTGCGCACCAGCCTGGCCGAGCTCGGGCTCGCGGTGGCGCAGAAGCGCGACGACGGCGTGGTGGTGCTCGAGGCCGACATCCAGTCGGTGCGCATGGCCGAGGGCCTGCAGGTGGTGGTGACCACCTCGATCGGCAACGGCAGCCGCTACCTGTTCCGCGATACCGAGGCCTACGCGGTCAGCCAGGCCGACGTGCCGCTCTACGACGAATCGCTGCTGCCCGCGCCGCCGGCGCCGCCGGTCCCGGTCAAGCGCATGAACGTGACCGGGGGCGCCTGATGCGCGCGCTGGCCGTTCTCGCCCTGCTGTTCGCGCTGGCCGGCTGCGCCGCCAGCCAGCCCGGCGCCAAGAATCCGCTGATCCGCGCCAGCTACGAGGCGGCCGACCGGCTGGCCGACATGGGCGGCGCGATGGTGCCGGACCAGCCGGTGATCGTGGCCACCCTGGTCAACATCGACAAGCTGACCGAGTCGTCGACCTTCGGTCGCGTGCTGGCCGAGCAGGTCGCCACCCGGCTCTTGGGGCGCGGCTATCCGGTGATCGAGCTCAAGCTGCGCGGCAGCGTGTTCGTGCGCGAGGGAACCGGCGAACTGCTGCTGTCGCGCGAGGTGAAGGACATCAGCAGCGCCCACAACGCGCAGGCGGTGGTGGTCGGCAGCTACGCGGTCGGCGCCGACAAGATCTACCTGAACCTCAAGCTGGTGCGGCCGACCGACAACCGCGTGCTGGCCGCAGACGACGTCGCCATCGACCTCGATGAAACCACCCGGGCCTTGCTGTTGTCCGAGCCGTCCTGATCCACTCTCCCACCCCGACACCATGAACTGGCTGACCTCCCGCCGCGCGGGCTTCTTCGCGCTCTTCCTCGCCTGCGCCGGCATGATGGCCTTCGCGCTCTACCTGCAGCACTACAAGTTCCTCAACCCCTGCCCGCTGTGCATGTTCCAGCGCGTGTTCGTGATCGCGGTCGGGGTGCTGTCGCTGCTGGCCGCGCTGCACGGCGGCGCGCCGCGGCTGTGGGGCGCGCTGATCGCATTGACCGGCCTGGCCGGCTTCTCGATCGCGGTGCGCCATACGGTGTTGCAGTACTTCCCGCCGGACAGCCTGCCCAGCTGCGGCGCCGGCCTGTTCCAGATGCTCGACAGCGCGCCGTTCGGCCAAGTGGTGGCCGACGTGCTGCGCGGTACCGGCGAATGCGCGGTGATCGACTGGAAGCTGCTGGGCTTGTCGCTGCCGGGCTGGACCGCGCTCGGCTTCGCCGGCCTGATCGCCGTGGCGCTGTGGCTGGGCTTCCGCGCGCGGCGCTGAGCGGACCGGCCGGCCCGCAATGAAGAACGGGGCGCTTGGGCGCCCCGTTTCGCATGCTCGTCGCCGACCGCTGCGGTCGATCTTGCGCACCGCCCGCGGCATATCCGTAGGAGCGGCTTCAGCCGCGAATCGCGGGCGTGGACGCTTGACCCATTCGCGGCTGAAGCCACTCCTGCGCGCTGCGTCCGGCGTTTGTGCCACGGCCGAGGGCCCTCGCCACCTCAGCCAGGTCTTCAAGCCGCCATCAGGCCCTGCAGGTCGGCGGTGCCGAGCTGTTTCTGCACCTTGCTCGGCGCTTCCGGATCGCCGGCCAGGAAGTAGAAGAACTCGCGCGCCAGGCTGACGAAGATATGCCAGCGGTCCTGCCGCGGGAACAGCACCAGCACCTTGTCGACGCCGCCGCGATAGCTGTCGGTATTGGCGGCCGAATCGCGGATCGAATACAGCAGCAGCTTCACCAGTTTCAATCGCAGCGCGACGTTGGCGTCGTCGAAGCCGGCCTTGCGCAATTCCTCGATATAGCGGCCCAGGCACTTGAGCTGATGGATATGGCGTTCGAGCTGGGCCAGCGTGGTCTGCGACCACGGGTCGGCCTCCATCCGCCGCAGCGCCTCGTCGAGCGAAGACGCTTCGCCGGCGGCGGCCAGGGTGCCGCTGCTGGCGATGGCGGCCGGCGCCGCCACGGCTGCCGGGCGCGGCGCCGGCGCGGCGGTGGTCTCGCCGCTCCAATAGGGGAAGAACTCGCGGATCAGGTTGACGAACTGGGCGTCGTCGGGAAAGTTGCGCAGCGTCAGCTCGGACGCCTTGCGGTAGCCGATGCCGTCCTGCGGCAGGTCGCGCAGCGTGGACAGCAGGTGGCGCAGGAAATGCCGCGCCAGGGTGAGCTGCTTGGTCGCGACGTCGCGCCGCCGCAGGTCTTCGAGGAATTGGTCGAGTGCGGCGTCGGGCGAGGGTCGGCTCATGGCGGCGTCGGGTCGGTTCTATCGGTGCAAGGTTTATGTATAGATCGCCGGGCCCGATCGTGCGCTCAGGCCGCGCGGGCCAGCGACGGCGTGCCGGGGTTGAAGCCGTTCCAGAAGTAGAAGAACTCGCGCGCCATCTCGATGAAGGCGCGCCGGGCGTCTTCCTTGGAGAACAGCGTGAGCATGGCGTCGACGCCGGCGCGGTAGGCGGTCGGCGTCGGCTCGGCGTGGCGGATCACGTACAGCAGCAACAGCAAGAGGCGCTCGCGGATGTCGCGCACCGCGTCGCTGGCGCCCTGTTCGGCCAGCAGCGCGATATAGCCCTCGAGGCTCGGATGGGCCTGGCGGCTCCACGGATCCTGGTCGAGCCGGGCGAACATGTCGATCAGGCCGCCCTGCAGGTCGACCTGGGCCTGCTCGAGCGACAGCGCGTCGGCGGCGTGCAGGCGGGCGATGGTCTTGAGGTCGCCGATCCAGAACGGATGGAATTCGCGGGCGGAGGTGATGATCTCGAACTGCTGCTCGAGCGGGAAGCGCGCCACCGTATCGTCGACCGCGCGGCGGTAGCCGGCGTCGTCCTCGCCGATCAGGCTGTCGGCGTACTGCTCGAGCGCCGTCACCAGGTGACGCAGGAAATGCTTGCGCCGGGTCAGCACGCTGGTCGCCGCACCCTTGTTCTTCAACAGGTTGAGGTAGGCGGTCAGGGCGGTGTCGGCGTGTCGGGGATCGGTCGGCGGCATCGGTTGGGCGGGCCAGGAGCTACCTGACCGATTCTAGTTGATTTGGCGGTCGGTGGAGGCGGGCGCACAACTGTTAAAATTCGCCGATGATCCGCCTAACTTCCCTCACCCTGCGACGCGGCACCAAGGTTCTGCTCGACCGCGTCGACCTCATTCTGCACCGCGGCCAGCGCGTCGGCGTCGTCGGCCCCAACGGCGCGGGCAAATCCAGCTTCTTTGGCCTCCTGCGCGGCGAATTGTTGCCCGACGCCGGCGATTTCGACC is a genomic window of Chitinimonas koreensis containing:
- a CDS encoding SPFH domain-containing protein, coding for MKKTPIILAALLAVALAGCSRISTDPGTETVLVDKPYFVGHGGVRDDSQKPGSGWYWWSTSGIAVPIVPIKIDERFDDLITAGDNIPVDFNSYLQLQIREPVAIIKKYGEHWYDNNLKEQYRTIVRNAAKRYTLNQLLSDNQSVQQLEEAILASTRKLVKDYGLPVAVLDVNLGKVLPDGKILEEINETGRQKQRSKTMEAAREAENQRKEAERSRAAADNAYRNELGLTPEQFIKLEDIKARRFLYERCDKGCTVIVSDGTTPLVARP
- a CDS encoding patatin-like phospholipase family protein, translated to MSEPRPPLVGLIMSGGGARAAYQVGVLRAIAKMLPPQADNPFQIICGTSAGGINAASLAAGATQFRKSVCKLEYVWKNLSVEDVYRTDVGTMCRYFFHWVGSLFTGGFGRLNPKAFLDNEPLGGLLERLIDFDGIEHSIQAGQLRALSITASGYNSGQSVSFFQAAPDLKGWNRAQRVGTRTRIELRHLLASAAIPFVFPAVQINREWFGDGSVRQVAPISPALHLGAEKVLVVGVSPPREEPLERLYAPDYPTLAQVAGHLMNSVFIDGMEVDLERIARVNRTLSFVPDEVKHRRDVQLREVEILVIAPSKPLEQIASRHTGRFPWTMRFVLGGLGALKRQGSVLASYLLFHRRYARDLIELGYTDAMRRRDDILKFLGYDPAALETGD
- a CDS encoding FlgO family outer membrane protein, whose protein sequence is MRALAVLALLFALAGCAASQPGAKNPLIRASYEAADRLADMGGAMVPDQPVIVATLVNIDKLTESSTFGRVLAEQVATRLLGRGYPVIELKLRGSVFVREGTGELLLSREVKDISSAHNAQAVVVGSYAVGADKIYLNLKLVRPTDNRVLAADDVAIDLDETTRALLLSEPS
- a CDS encoding disulfide bond formation protein B; translated protein: MNWLTSRRAGFFALFLACAGMMAFALYLQHYKFLNPCPLCMFQRVFVIAVGVLSLLAALHGGAPRLWGALIALTGLAGFSIAVRHTVLQYFPPDSLPSCGAGLFQMLDSAPFGQVVADVLRGTGECAVIDWKLLGLSLPGWTALGFAGLIAVALWLGFRARR